A genomic region of Marinobacter sp. NP-4(2019) contains the following coding sequences:
- a CDS encoding sensor domain-containing phosphodiesterase, which yields MDDSATFVSYHKALMELSHDAGFIRQPRHHKLSALASLCGRLLEVERVSVWFFPPERDRITCECLYDKHQVAETGPQSVASGEKGLSSVSLYRSDHPGYFQAISEERILAVNDARNDPRTSSFNSDYLPSVGIHSMLDAPVFDGSRLSGVVCLEACHPREWTLPELSFAISIADTISLINTHEAWVHSKRALDFVSRFDTLTGLANIDSLKERVIHLAEKIRRRKTGSLALIWIDVDRLKAINDGLGPQAGDSVIAEIGQRLKALRLEGKDLLARIGGDEFAILIRHHTQADALNGTAERIQEAIRQPIRVSGQSLSISASMGICHLPEDCVEPQELLRGAEAAMYHAKNLGRARATVFDSAIQISAQSRFALERELRAAISGDALDVFYQPIVDQSGKTVISIEALVRWNHPQRGWLPPIEFLDIARGSGLMYTLGECVLRRVCKDWSTADSLGIHLPVISVNLSAEQVLTLDLPDRIKEICAKHRMPVSALQFEVTEDSIQGDFNTLAGVLETLVDAGAKLAIDDFGTGYSSLARLKSLPFSHIKIDRSFISDLPDDENDCAITLSIIGLARGLGLSVVAEGVETEAHEQWLIEKGCDLLQGYFYSKPQPFNDLMEHYFLT from the coding sequence ATGGATGACAGCGCAACCTTTGTGAGCTACCACAAGGCCCTGATGGAGCTAAGTCACGATGCCGGCTTCATCAGACAACCGAGGCACCACAAGCTGTCAGCACTGGCATCCCTGTGTGGACGCCTGCTGGAAGTGGAGCGCGTGAGTGTGTGGTTCTTCCCTCCGGAGCGGGACCGGATTACCTGCGAATGCCTGTATGACAAACATCAGGTAGCCGAAACCGGCCCGCAAAGCGTTGCTTCAGGCGAGAAGGGCCTGAGCTCCGTCAGCCTCTATCGTTCAGACCATCCCGGCTACTTTCAGGCCATCAGCGAGGAACGGATTCTGGCGGTCAATGACGCTCGCAATGACCCCCGGACCTCCAGCTTCAACTCGGATTACCTGCCCTCGGTCGGGATTCACTCCATGCTCGATGCGCCGGTATTCGATGGTTCACGCCTCAGCGGTGTGGTGTGCCTGGAAGCCTGTCATCCGCGAGAATGGACGCTGCCGGAACTCTCATTCGCAATATCCATTGCCGACACCATCAGTCTGATCAATACCCACGAAGCCTGGGTGCACTCAAAAAGAGCGCTGGATTTCGTCTCCCGATTCGACACACTCACCGGCCTCGCCAATATTGATTCACTCAAGGAACGCGTGATTCACCTGGCCGAAAAAATCCGCCGGCGCAAAACGGGCAGCCTGGCGCTGATCTGGATCGACGTGGACCGCCTCAAAGCCATTAACGACGGACTGGGGCCACAGGCCGGAGACAGCGTTATCGCGGAGATCGGTCAACGCCTCAAGGCCCTGCGCCTTGAGGGCAAGGATCTGCTGGCTCGCATCGGCGGCGACGAGTTTGCCATACTGATCCGCCATCACACCCAGGCGGACGCTCTGAACGGCACCGCCGAGCGTATCCAGGAAGCCATAAGACAACCCATCCGGGTATCGGGGCAATCCCTGAGCATCAGCGCCAGCATGGGCATCTGCCATCTCCCGGAAGACTGCGTGGAGCCACAGGAATTGTTACGCGGCGCAGAAGCGGCCATGTACCACGCAAAGAACCTGGGACGGGCACGGGCCACCGTTTTCGATTCCGCCATCCAGATCAGCGCACAATCGAGGTTCGCCCTTGAACGAGAGTTACGGGCAGCCATCAGCGGTGACGCTCTGGACGTATTCTACCAGCCCATCGTTGACCAATCGGGAAAAACAGTGATCAGCATCGAGGCCCTGGTGCGCTGGAACCACCCGCAACGGGGGTGGTTACCGCCCATAGAGTTTCTGGACATTGCCCGTGGCAGTGGCCTGATGTACACCCTGGGCGAGTGCGTACTGCGGCGGGTCTGTAAAGACTGGTCCACAGCGGATTCATTGGGCATCCACCTCCCCGTCATCTCGGTTAACCTGTCTGCCGAACAGGTACTGACCCTCGACCTGCCTGACCGAATTAAAGAGATATGCGCCAAGCATCGGATGCCGGTCAGTGCACTGCAGTTTGAAGTGACCGAAGACTCCATCCAGGGGGATTTCAACACCCTGGCTGGCGTGCTGGAAACGCTCGTCGATGCCGGGGCCAAACTCGCTATTGATGACTTTGGTACCGGTTATTCCTCGCTGGCACGACTGAAGAGCCTGCCGTTCTCTCACATCAAGATCGATCGGTCATTTATCAGCGATCTTCCCGATGACGAAAACGACTGCGCAATTACCCTGTCCATTATCGGTCTGGCCCGGGGGTTGGGGCTGTCCGTGGTGGCCGAAGGCGTAGAGACCGAGGCCCATGAACAGTGGCTGATTGAGAAGGGATGCGATTTAC
- a CDS encoding amidase: MTMREQPKTIHAFQDDALGDHDATGIAELIRRGEVSVAEVTAAAIQRARQVEPFIRGIVFEAFEQPVQGQTSPSGGFFHGVPTFIKDNMDVAGMPTRHGSAAVPPNVAKNTGAFAEQMLAQGYVCLGKSALPEFGFNASTEHASAPPSRNPWNLAFSTGASSGGSAALVAAGVVPLAHANDGGGSIRIPAACCGLVGLKPSRGRVADNEAAKSLPINIVSDGVVTRSVRDTARFYAEAEKHYRNHKLPPMSMVEGPSRRSMTIGLVLDSINGHATDQKTRETVERTARLLEGMGHRIVPMDVPIAPSFADDFARYWGMLAFGVKANGRKLMHPEFDKSRVDSLTHGLDRMFRRQFYKLPATLWRLRRSYHDYAQAVAGFDAILTPVLGHTTPEIGYLNPEQDFDTLFDRLTRYVSFTPLANATGAPAISMPMGRTDTNLPVAVHLMGLHGGEKTLLELAYSLEEEYSLYHG, encoded by the coding sequence ATGACCATGCGGGAACAACCGAAGACCATCCATGCCTTCCAGGATGACGCGTTGGGCGACCATGACGCCACCGGTATTGCAGAGCTGATCCGTCGTGGCGAGGTATCAGTCGCCGAGGTCACTGCAGCGGCCATCCAGCGCGCCCGCCAAGTGGAGCCATTTATCCGGGGCATTGTCTTCGAAGCTTTCGAGCAGCCTGTCCAGGGCCAGACATCGCCTTCTGGCGGGTTCTTTCACGGCGTACCCACCTTCATCAAGGACAACATGGACGTCGCCGGCATGCCGACCCGTCATGGTTCCGCAGCCGTGCCTCCCAACGTTGCCAAAAACACCGGCGCATTCGCAGAACAGATGCTTGCCCAGGGCTACGTCTGCCTTGGTAAAAGCGCGTTGCCGGAATTCGGCTTTAATGCCAGTACCGAGCATGCCAGTGCGCCGCCGTCCCGCAACCCCTGGAACCTGGCCTTTTCCACCGGCGCATCCTCCGGCGGCTCCGCCGCACTGGTGGCCGCTGGCGTGGTGCCCTTAGCCCATGCCAATGATGGCGGTGGTTCCATTCGCATCCCGGCGGCCTGCTGTGGCCTGGTGGGCCTGAAACCCAGCCGCGGACGAGTGGCCGACAACGAAGCCGCGAAATCATTGCCCATCAACATAGTCAGTGACGGCGTAGTGACCCGCAGCGTGCGGGATACCGCTCGCTTTTACGCCGAGGCGGAGAAGCACTATCGCAACCACAAATTGCCGCCGATGAGCATGGTCGAGGGCCCGTCACGGCGCTCAATGACCATCGGCCTGGTGCTGGATTCCATCAACGGCCACGCCACCGATCAGAAAACCCGCGAAACGGTGGAGCGCACCGCACGGTTACTGGAGGGCATGGGCCACCGCATTGTCCCCATGGATGTCCCCATCGCGCCATCATTTGCCGACGACTTTGCCCGCTACTGGGGTATGCTGGCGTTTGGCGTCAAGGCCAACGGCCGCAAGCTGATGCATCCGGAATTCGACAAATCCCGGGTAGACAGCCTGACCCATGGCCTCGACAGGATGTTCCGCCGGCAGTTCTACAAACTGCCGGCCACCCTGTGGCGCCTTCGCCGCAGTTACCATGACTATGCTCAGGCAGTGGCCGGCTTCGACGCCATCCTGACCCCGGTCCTCGGGCACACCACACCGGAAATCGGTTACCTCAACCCGGAACAGGATTTTGACACCCTGTTTGACCGCCTTACCCGCTATGTCAGTTTCACTCCCCTGGCCAATGCCACCGGCGCACCGGCGATCTCGATGCCCATGGGGCGAACAGACACTAATTTACCGGTCGCGGTTCACTTGATGGGGCTCCACGGGGGCGAAAAAACTCTGCTAGAGTTAGCGTATTCGCTAGAGGAGGAATATTCTCTCTACCATGGATGA
- the djlA gene encoding co-chaperone DjlA gives MLFAIIIGGLIGYAFGKFPGFLIGAALGAFLVHRLKSRLLGKLQSIQLGFVDSVFAVMGALCKADGVVSRDEIQMAESLFVRFRLSEEQKASAKAAFNRGKEPDFDLEAELSHFLRISGGQPALLQMFLQVQVSAVAADGMVHPAEHEMLVRIARGLGLPESQVDQLEAMLRGSHAGQAGGARPSSAQQLEDAYKALGVSPSASDEEIKKVYRKLMSENHPDKLAGRGLPESMREMAEERTREISHAYDVIKDARKAA, from the coding sequence ATGCTGTTTGCAATCATAATTGGTGGTCTGATCGGGTACGCGTTCGGCAAATTCCCCGGTTTTCTTATCGGTGCGGCCCTTGGCGCATTTCTTGTCCATCGCCTGAAAAGCCGCCTGCTGGGCAAGCTCCAGAGCATACAACTGGGCTTCGTAGACTCGGTTTTCGCGGTTATGGGTGCCCTGTGTAAAGCCGACGGCGTTGTCAGCCGGGACGAAATCCAGATGGCGGAATCGCTGTTTGTGCGATTCCGGTTGTCGGAAGAACAGAAAGCCTCCGCCAAGGCTGCGTTCAACCGGGGCAAGGAACCGGATTTCGACCTGGAGGCAGAACTGAGCCACTTCCTGCGAATCAGCGGTGGGCAACCAGCGTTGCTGCAGATGTTTCTCCAGGTTCAGGTATCCGCCGTCGCGGCGGATGGCATGGTGCATCCGGCCGAGCATGAAATGCTGGTGCGTATCGCCCGCGGGCTCGGGCTACCGGAAAGTCAGGTGGATCAACTGGAAGCCATGCTTCGCGGCTCCCACGCTGGTCAGGCAGGTGGCGCACGCCCCTCGTCAGCACAACAGCTTGAAGACGCCTACAAGGCCCTCGGGGTCTCGCCATCCGCCAGCGATGAGGAAATCAAGAAAGTCTACCGCAAGCTGATGAGTGAGAATCACCCGGACAAACTGGCTGGCCGGGGGCTGCCGGAAAGCATGCGGGAAATGGCCGAGGAACGGACGCGGGAAATCAGCCACGCCTACGATGTTATCAAGGACGCCAGAAAGGCAGCCTGA
- a CDS encoding HD domain-containing phosphohydrolase has translation MSAKYQSAQVSLAFLIASAITLGMLTLAIVLVGQSFRGMEAAKVSAASATAKQLAVSVDDRIRAITGPPAAALAVLSHDPLADTDTLEQRLARLPVIADILTSSDIVSAVYAGYGNGDFFLLRKIRKGERSRFPDAPANTRFLLQTITRDSEGNLNPEWRFYDQDRVLISRRSPESYDFDPRVRPWYQQARQSGVTELTDPYVFFTTRETGLTLSRRAIRPDDRTSHTVFGVDVTVSDLSQQLAELRHTPDTRIGIVNSEGAVLAYSDTAQSLSTNTPGTAPGPIQVDDLTSPALSDALAQSRAGAESNGVSRYTSANRDWYGMTEPLSSLSRENLTVVVAIPADELLADVWQALSRQTMVAGAIALLLLIVGWLLGRRVGKPLEQLTERVSSLSRFRFDTSIKVDSHIREARQLSVALDDMASTIHSFQNIATVLNRGQDLNTLLRDILEHIVHIVGQNRGAIYLFSRQNNELTLAVDRDLNLPSTVGDVTAGADDSDIIRHLRQHLPGHPVFAILRNRQKQLIGAMVIEMEYGEHTHLSDDLIVFVDEIAGSAAVAIETRELIESQQALLEGIIRLVANAIDAKSPYTGGHCDRVPKLAHMLIEEAEKSTEAPFRDFQLNDEQRYEFHLAAWLHDCGKITSPEYVVDKAVKLETIHNRIHEIRTRFEVLHRDAEIACLNAILAGEDPGRARQERDQTQQHLQEEFALIAKANIGGEFMDEADIDRIRQIAQRPWLRHFSDRLGLSSDEREALADTPEPDLPATETLLADKPSHLREWGDQVPPVQKDDPRNRWGFDMELPEYAFNRGEIHNLTVAKGTLTDEERFKINEHIVQTICMLDALPLPDRLANVPHLAGTHHERMDGKGYPCRLSSEDMGIPERIMAVADVFEALTAVDRPYKEGKTLTQALTIMSRMVEEGHIDRTVFELFLRSGTYRRYGEQHLRPEQIDEVDESQFMKPD, from the coding sequence ATGTCAGCCAAATACCAGTCGGCCCAGGTTTCCCTGGCTTTTCTGATCGCTTCGGCCATTACTCTGGGTATGCTCACTTTAGCCATTGTACTCGTTGGTCAAAGTTTTCGCGGCATGGAAGCGGCCAAAGTCTCTGCCGCCAGCGCAACCGCAAAACAGCTTGCTGTCAGCGTCGACGACCGCATCCGCGCCATCACCGGCCCGCCAGCGGCGGCCCTGGCGGTGCTCAGCCATGACCCACTGGCCGATACCGATACCCTGGAACAAAGACTGGCCCGTTTGCCTGTCATTGCAGATATCCTGACCAGCAGCGACATTGTCAGCGCTGTCTACGCCGGTTATGGCAATGGCGACTTTTTTCTGCTGAGAAAAATCCGCAAAGGTGAACGTTCCCGCTTCCCGGACGCGCCGGCCAATACCCGGTTCCTGCTACAGACCATCACCCGGGACAGCGAAGGCAACCTTAACCCGGAATGGCGCTTCTACGATCAGGACCGGGTTCTGATATCCCGACGATCCCCCGAAAGCTATGATTTCGACCCAAGAGTCCGTCCCTGGTATCAACAGGCCAGGCAATCCGGCGTCACCGAATTAACCGATCCCTATGTGTTCTTCACCACCCGTGAAACCGGGCTTACCCTGTCCCGAAGGGCGATCCGGCCAGACGATCGCACCAGTCATACGGTGTTCGGTGTGGATGTCACGGTGTCGGATCTCAGCCAGCAACTGGCAGAGCTGCGACATACCCCCGACACCCGCATAGGCATTGTAAACAGCGAAGGCGCAGTGCTGGCCTATTCCGATACCGCCCAGTCGCTGAGCACCAACACCCCAGGAACAGCTCCCGGCCCGATACAGGTTGACGACCTCACCAGCCCGGCGCTGTCGGATGCCCTGGCACAGTCCCGGGCAGGGGCCGAAAGCAACGGCGTCAGCCGGTATACCTCAGCCAATCGTGACTGGTATGGAATGACCGAACCGCTGTCATCCCTGAGCAGAGAAAACCTGACCGTCGTGGTGGCGATCCCCGCCGATGAACTGCTGGCAGATGTCTGGCAAGCCCTGTCACGGCAAACAATGGTGGCCGGTGCCATTGCGTTGCTGCTGTTGATTGTCGGCTGGCTACTCGGCCGCAGAGTCGGGAAACCCCTGGAACAGCTGACCGAGCGGGTCAGTTCGTTGTCCCGCTTCCGGTTCGACACCTCCATCAAGGTGGACTCTCATATACGGGAAGCCCGACAACTCAGCGTCGCGCTTGATGATATGGCCAGCACCATTCACAGCTTCCAGAACATTGCCACGGTACTGAACCGGGGACAGGACCTGAACACCCTGCTCCGCGACATCCTAGAGCACATTGTTCACATCGTTGGCCAGAACCGGGGCGCAATCTACCTGTTCAGCCGGCAAAACAACGAGCTGACCCTCGCCGTCGACAGGGATCTCAACCTGCCATCCACCGTCGGCGATGTCACAGCCGGTGCGGATGACAGCGACATCATCCGCCACCTGCGCCAGCACCTGCCCGGACATCCGGTGTTCGCTATTCTCCGTAATCGCCAGAAACAGCTGATCGGCGCCATGGTGATCGAAATGGAGTACGGCGAGCATACCCACCTCAGCGACGACCTGATTGTCTTTGTCGATGAGATAGCCGGCTCCGCCGCCGTCGCCATTGAAACCCGGGAACTGATCGAAAGCCAGCAGGCGCTATTGGAGGGCATTATTCGCTTGGTAGCCAACGCCATTGATGCCAAGTCACCCTACACCGGCGGCCATTGCGACCGGGTTCCCAAGCTGGCCCACATGCTGATCGAAGAGGCGGAGAAGAGCACGGAAGCACCATTCCGGGATTTCCAGCTCAATGATGAGCAACGCTACGAATTCCACCTTGCCGCCTGGCTGCACGACTGCGGCAAGATCACCAGCCCCGAATACGTGGTGGATAAAGCAGTCAAACTGGAAACCATCCACAACCGCATCCATGAAATACGCACCCGCTTCGAGGTGCTGCACCGGGATGCCGAGATCGCCTGCCTGAACGCCATACTGGCGGGCGAAGATCCAGGCCGGGCCCGTCAGGAGCGGGACCAGACACAGCAGCACCTGCAGGAGGAATTCGCGCTCATCGCCAAAGCCAACATCGGTGGCGAATTCATGGATGAGGCGGATATCGATCGCATCCGCCAGATTGCCCAACGTCCCTGGCTGAGACATTTCAGCGATCGACTCGGCCTGTCCAGTGATGAACGGGAAGCCCTGGCAGACACCCCGGAACCGGACCTGCCGGCGACCGAGACCCTGCTGGCCGACAAGCCTTCACACCTACGTGAATGGGGAGATCAGGTGCCTCCCGTGCAGAAGGACGATCCCCGTAACCGCTGGGGATTTGATATGGAATTGCCTGAGTATGCGTTCAACCGGGGCGAGATCCACAACCTGACAGTGGCCAAAGGTACCCTGACGGACGAAGAGCGGTTCAAGATCAACGAACACATCGTCCAGACCATCTGCATGCTCGACGCCCTGCCCCTGCCCGATCGGCTCGCCAATGTGCCCCACCTCGCCGGTACCCATCACGAACGCATGGATGGTAAGGGTTACCCCTGCAGGCTCAGCAGCGAGGACATGGGCATTCCGGAGCGTATCATGGCGGTGGCGGACGTGTTCGAGGCGCTGACCGCCGTTGACCGCCCCTACAAGGAAGGTAAAACCCTTACCCAGGCCCTGACCATCATGTCGCGTATGGTGGAAGAGGGCCATATCGACCGGACGGTGTTCGAATTGTTTCTCCGTTCCGGAACCTACCGGCGCTATGGTGAACAACACCTCCGCCCGGAACAGATTGACGAGGTTGATGAAAGCCAGTTCATGAAACCTGACTAA
- the alkB gene encoding DNA oxidative demethylase AlkB yields MKKSLSITLDLFAGERPAPWTETLVDDALVLRHFALEKEEELLAEIAGIAGKAPFRNMQTPGGHTMSVAMTCCGMWGWVTDTSGYRYQSTDPGSGQPWPAMPEVFRDLAIGAAAEAGYPGFEPDACLINRYQPGAKMGLHQDRDEKDFSQPIVSVSLGVPATFQFGGARRRDRPVNTTLTSGDVVVWGRSARRNYHGVLRLKPGQHPLTGDLRYNLTFRRAR; encoded by the coding sequence ATGAAAAAGTCACTTTCTATAACTCTGGACCTGTTTGCCGGGGAGCGCCCGGCCCCCTGGACCGAGACCCTGGTGGATGATGCCTTGGTGTTGCGGCATTTCGCTCTCGAAAAGGAAGAGGAGTTGCTGGCGGAGATTGCCGGTATTGCCGGGAAGGCGCCTTTCCGCAATATGCAGACGCCGGGCGGTCATACCATGTCGGTGGCCATGACCTGTTGCGGAATGTGGGGCTGGGTAACTGACACCTCGGGCTACCGCTACCAGTCTACCGACCCCGGCAGTGGTCAGCCCTGGCCGGCGATGCCAGAGGTGTTCCGGGACCTGGCAATTGGAGCGGCAGCGGAAGCGGGGTATCCCGGCTTTGAGCCGGATGCCTGCCTGATCAACCGTTACCAGCCCGGTGCGAAAATGGGCCTGCATCAGGACAGGGACGAGAAAGATTTCAGTCAGCCGATCGTATCCGTATCACTCGGGGTGCCGGCAACATTCCAGTTCGGGGGTGCCAGACGCCGTGACCGCCCGGTAAATACCACCCTGACCAGTGGCGATGTGGTGGTGTGGGGCCGGTCGGCACGGCGGAACTACCATGGCGTCCTCCGCCTTAAACCGGGGCAGCACCCGCTGACCGGGGATCTGCGGTACAACCTTACCTTCCGGCGCGCCCGCTGA
- a CDS encoding MgtC/SapB family protein, with protein MEDVASQFLDTNQTTLNLAVALLLGAIIGLERGWEAREQKAGERIAGIRTFALIGLLGGVAAVLTDAITEWAFPVLLISVVAISLVAYSERLTHIRNFSITGTVGMVLTFCYGAIAVAVDPAIAVGAAVVTAIVLDNKQEIHNAVNRLKAHELDAALKLLLITLVMLPILPNEGMGPGDVLNPYEIWWLVVLIASISFVGYFAIRLAGMKKGILFTSLFAGLSSSTALTLHFARQAANAPNLSPQFASGTLIACGTMFPRILVYCALINPALLPLLLWPVIVMAALLYIPALVIWKRHESRLDVPQPELTKNPLDLKSAFLFGLLLTGILLLGEYLRIWLGDIGIFVLAATSGIADVDAITLSLTRMSVEAISMQTAVIGIVIAAAVNNLVKAGMAGSVGGKEMGLMVGVPMVVSLLAGLAIAWLL; from the coding sequence ATGGAAGATGTAGCCAGCCAATTCCTCGACACCAACCAGACCACCCTGAATCTGGCCGTGGCACTCTTGCTGGGTGCGATCATCGGTCTCGAGAGGGGCTGGGAAGCCCGGGAGCAGAAAGCCGGTGAACGCATCGCTGGCATCCGGACGTTCGCCCTGATTGGTTTGCTGGGCGGTGTGGCTGCGGTATTGACCGATGCCATTACCGAGTGGGCGTTTCCGGTGCTTTTGATCAGCGTGGTCGCCATATCACTGGTGGCGTACAGCGAGCGCCTGACGCACATCCGCAATTTCAGCATCACCGGTACCGTGGGCATGGTTCTTACCTTCTGCTACGGCGCCATAGCCGTTGCCGTTGACCCCGCCATTGCCGTCGGGGCGGCAGTTGTTACCGCCATTGTTCTCGACAACAAGCAGGAAATTCACAATGCCGTGAATCGGCTGAAAGCCCATGAGCTGGATGCTGCTCTGAAGCTGCTGCTGATTACCCTGGTGATGCTGCCCATCCTGCCCAATGAGGGCATGGGCCCCGGCGACGTGCTCAACCCCTATGAAATCTGGTGGCTGGTGGTATTGATTGCGTCCATTTCATTCGTGGGCTATTTCGCCATCCGACTGGCGGGCATGAAAAAAGGCATCCTGTTCACCAGCCTGTTTGCCGGCCTCAGCTCGTCTACCGCGCTGACGCTGCATTTTGCCCGCCAGGCCGCCAATGCGCCCAACCTCAGTCCCCAGTTCGCGAGCGGTACGCTGATCGCCTGCGGCACCATGTTTCCACGGATTCTGGTGTATTGCGCGCTGATCAACCCGGCACTGCTGCCCCTGCTCCTGTGGCCGGTGATCGTGATGGCGGCCCTGCTTTATATTCCGGCGCTGGTGATCTGGAAGCGCCACGAAAGCCGTCTGGATGTGCCGCAACCGGAACTCACCAAGAACCCCCTGGATCTCAAATCCGCCTTCCTGTTCGGACTTCTGCTGACGGGCATCCTGTTGCTTGGGGAGTATCTGAGGATCTGGCTGGGCGATATCGGGATATTCGTTCTCGCGGCTACTTCGGGGATCGCGGATGTCGATGCCATTACGCTGTCGCTCACCCGCATGTCCGTGGAGGCGATTTCCATGCAAACCGCGGTCATTGGCATCGTGATAGCTGCGGCGGTCAACAACTTGGTCAAAGCCGGCATGGCCGGCAGCGTTGGCGGCAAGGAGATGGGGCTTATGGTTGGAGTGCCCATGGTGGTATCGCTGTTGGCGGGACTTGCCATTGCCTGGCTGCTCTAG
- a CDS encoding NAD(P)/FAD-dependent oxidoreductase, with translation MASDYDVIIIGAGAAGLMCAATAGYRGRRVLVLDHANKPGKKILMSGGGRCNFTNLNSTPANFLSENPHFCISALKRYTPQHFLELVERHGIEHEEKAAGQLFCRDSAKDILNLLLTECEWAGAEIRMKTQVRDIAEISGGYRLRTGSGTLSCESLVVACGGLSIPTMGATGFGYDIARQFELEVLPTRAGLVPFTLHPELKQQLAPLSGISCPVDVSCNNEHFREPMLVTHRGLSGPAMLQISSFWEPGDTLAVNLLPACQIREDLLSLRKAKPQSTVGQYLAQHLPKRFAQAFNDLHDWTGPLQGYKNTDIEHVASTLGQWSIKPAGTEGYRTAEVTLGGVDTRQLSSKTMAVLDRPNLYFIGEVVDVTGHLGGHNFQWAWASGVAAGNSA, from the coding sequence ATGGCTTCAGACTACGACGTGATAATCATCGGTGCCGGGGCGGCGGGCCTGATGTGCGCCGCCACCGCAGGCTATCGCGGGCGCCGGGTACTGGTGCTGGACCATGCCAACAAACCCGGTAAGAAGATCCTGATGTCCGGCGGCGGGCGCTGTAATTTCACCAACCTCAACAGCACCCCCGCCAACTTCCTGTCGGAGAATCCCCACTTCTGCATCTCCGCCCTGAAGCGCTACACGCCCCAGCATTTTCTCGAGCTGGTGGAGCGCCACGGCATTGAGCACGAAGAAAAAGCCGCCGGGCAGCTGTTCTGCCGGGACAGCGCCAAGGACATCCTCAACCTGCTGCTGACCGAGTGTGAATGGGCCGGCGCCGAGATCCGCATGAAAACCCAGGTGCGGGACATCGCCGAAATATCCGGTGGTTACCGGCTGCGCACCGGTTCGGGCACCCTGAGTTGCGAATCCCTGGTGGTGGCTTGCGGCGGCCTGTCCATTCCCACCATGGGAGCCACCGGGTTTGGTTACGACATCGCACGACAGTTCGAACTTGAAGTGCTGCCGACCCGCGCCGGCCTGGTCCCTTTCACACTCCACCCGGAGCTGAAACAGCAACTCGCGCCCCTGTCCGGCATCAGCTGCCCGGTGGATGTCAGTTGCAACAATGAACACTTCCGCGAGCCCATGCTGGTCACCCATCGCGGCCTCAGCGGGCCGGCCATGTTGCAAATCTCCAGCTTCTGGGAACCGGGTGACACCCTGGCCGTCAACCTGCTGCCCGCCTGCCAGATCCGCGAAGACCTGCTATCACTGCGCAAAGCCAAGCCGCAATCCACCGTGGGCCAATACCTCGCCCAGCACCTGCCAAAACGGTTTGCCCAGGCCTTCAATGACCTCCATGACTGGACCGGCCCCCTGCAGGGTTACAAGAATACCGACATCGAACATGTGGCCAGCACCCTCGGCCAATGGTCCATCAAACCCGCCGGTACGGAGGGTTATCGCACCGCAGAAGTCACCCTGGGCGGCGTCGATACCCGCCAGCTGTCCTCCAAAACCATGGCGGTACTGGATCGGCCAAACCTGTATTTCATCGGTGAGGTGGTGGATGTGACCGGGCACCTGGGCGGGCATAATTTCCAATGGGCCTGGGCATCGGGTGTGGCGGCGGGCAATAGCGCCTAA
- a CDS encoding PhzF family phenazine biosynthesis protein has product MSYPIYQVDAFTSTLFGGNPAAVMPLKSWLDDETLQALALENHLSETAYFVAEEDDPDVDFHIRWFTPGAEVPLCGHATLASAWIIFNKLGWEKDTIHFRSKSGILGVRQTDDGWLTLDFPRLDWQEQPTPELIKQALPDAPATALFVPNDTNYLVVLASEQAVLDAKPDLRLLKQLGNQGLIVTARGEDCDFVSRYFAPGVGIEEDPVTGSIHSVLVPYWAEQLGGTTFEARQLSARGGELRCELKGDRVDISGQAAFYMEGQVYL; this is encoded by the coding sequence ATGAGTTATCCGATTTATCAGGTCGACGCCTTTACCAGCACACTGTTCGGCGGCAACCCCGCCGCCGTCATGCCACTGAAGAGCTGGCTTGATGACGAGACGCTACAAGCCCTCGCCCTGGAGAACCACCTGTCGGAAACGGCCTATTTCGTAGCCGAGGAAGACGACCCGGACGTGGACTTTCACATTCGCTGGTTCACGCCGGGCGCCGAAGTGCCCCTGTGCGGCCATGCCACACTCGCCAGCGCCTGGATCATTTTCAACAAGCTGGGCTGGGAGAAAGACACGATCCACTTCCGCTCCAAAAGCGGCATCCTCGGCGTCCGCCAGACGGATGACGGCTGGCTGACCCTGGATTTCCCGCGCCTGGACTGGCAGGAGCAGCCCACGCCGGAACTCATCAAACAGGCTCTGCCTGACGCTCCCGCTACCGCGCTGTTCGTGCCCAATGACACCAACTACCTGGTCGTCCTGGCGTCGGAACAGGCGGTGCTTGATGCCAAACCGGACCTGCGGCTGCTGAAGCAACTGGGCAACCAGGGCCTGATCGTCACCGCCCGTGGCGAGGACTGCGATTTCGTCAGTCGCTATTTTGCGCCGGGCGTGGGCATTGAGGAGGACCCGGTAACTGGCTCCATTCACAGCGTACTGGTGCCCTACTGGGCAGAACAGCTGGGGGGCACAACGTTCGAAGCCCGACAACTGTCCGCGCGCGGCGGCGAATTGCGCTGCGAACTGAAAGGCGACCGGGTAGACATCTCCGGCCAGGCCGCGTTCTACATGGAAGGTCAGGTTTACCTCTGA